AAGAAACCCGAAAAAATAACTTCCTTCGACAGTCTGCACGACCAATGGCTTCATGCTTTACATTCCGCAGACGGCGAATTGGATGGCGGTTTAGACGAACTCCGGAAGTTAGCGGAAGATATCCGCGTTTGGCGGCGCCCAATGGATATCTCCGCATCGACGCCATTGCGTTTGTGCTTCCGCCTGGAAGAACCGGAAGAGGAATCCGAGTTGGAAAGAAAAAAGCGCGCCAAACGAAAAGACTGGTTTGTGCGTTATTTGCTGCAAGACGCCGCCGATCCCAGTCTGCTTATCCCCGTCATGGACGCATGGACTCCAAAAAAACGAACCGCCAAACTCTTGGAGCGTCCCCATTTTTCGCCTACGGAATATCTTTTGTTCTCTCTTGGCCAAGCGTCGAATGTTTGCGTTCCCATCGAGGCCAGTTTGAAATCGGCCGCTCCGGCGGGATATGAAGCCAGCGCCGAGGGCGCATTGGAATTCCTCAACGAAAGCGCGCTCTTGCTCGAACAGATGGGATTCGGCGTATTGCTGCCTTCCTGGTGGACGGGAAAAGGGACCAAACAGCGCCTATCGCTGAAAGCGAAAGTAAAAAGCCCGGCGATGCAAGGCGGCGGGGGATTGTCGCTCGACGAGATAATTCAATTCCAATGGCAGGCGGCGCTGGGAGACGAGGAAATTTCTCTCAATGAACTCCTGGAACTCGCGGAGATGAAATCCTCTTTGGTAAAAATGCGCGGCCAATGGGTGCATATTCATCCGGACGAAATTCAACAGGCGATCGAATTCTGGAAGAAAAAGACGAACGAACAGACGACGCTCCGCGACGTTATCCAAATGGCCTTGGGAAAAGCGAATGCGCCAAGAGGTTTCGATTTCGCGGGCGTAGCGGCGGAGGGCTGGGTCGCCGATTTTCTGGATCGGCTGAACGGAAACGCTTCCTTCGAAGAGCAATCGCCGCATCCGAATTTTCAAGGTGAATTGCGTCCCTATCAAAGGCGGGGCTATTCGTGGCTCTCTTTTCTCCGAGAGTGGGGATTGGGCGCATGTCTGGCCGACGATATGGGGTTGGGAAAAACCATCCAGGCGTTGGCCCTATTCCAAAACGAACGGCATAACAATGGCCAAGCCCCGGTGCTTCTGGTTTGCCCGACTTCTGTCGTGGGGAACTGGCAGAAAGAAGCGGAGCGTTTCACTCCCGACTTGTCCGTCATGATTCATCACGGCCTTACGCGCAAGAAGGGGGAGGCGTTCGTTAAGAATGCGTCCCAAAACGCTATTGTGATTACTAGCTATGCGCTGCTGCATCGCGATTTCGAAATTCTCAAAGATATCCGTTGGAGCGGCGTCGTTCTGGACGAAGCGCAAAACATTAAAAATCCCGAAACCAAACAGGCCAAAGCGGCGCGATCCCTTCCCGCCGATTACCGCATCGCCTTGACCGGTACGCCGGTGGAAAATAACGTCGGCGACTTATGGTCTATCATGGAATTTCTCAATCCCGGCTTTTTGGGAACGCAAAAAGAATTCAAAGAAACCTTTTTCATCCCCATCCAGGCCCTGCGCGATCAAGAGGCCATCCAGCGGTTGAAACGTTTTACAGGACCGTTCATTCTCCGGCGTTTGAAGACGGACAAAACGATCATTTCCGATCTTCCCGAAAAAATGGAAATGAAAGTGTATTGCAACCTGACCAAGGAGCAGGCGTCGCTGTATGCGGCGGTGGTGAAAGACGCCGAAGAACAATTGGAATCCTCCGAAGGAATCCAGCGCAAAGGCGTCGTCCTGGCCACGCTTTCCAAACTGAAACAAGTCTGCAATCACCCCGCCCAGTTTTTAGGCGATAATTCCGCCATTCCGCAACGGTCGGGAAAATTGGCGCGTTTGACGGAGATGCTCGAAGAAGTTCTCGCGGTGAAAGACCGGGCGGTGATCTTTTCGCAATTCTCCGAAATGGGCGGCATCCTCCAACGGCATCTCCAAGAAGTATTCGGACAGGAAATATTCTTCCTGCATGGAGGAACGCCGAAGAAGCACAGAGACCGCATGGTGGAGCAGTTTCAAAAGGACGGCGGTCCCAATTTCTTCATCCTATCCCTGAAAGCCGGAGGCACGGGATTGAACCTGACGCAAGCCAATCACGTGTTCCATTTCGATCGATGGTGGAATCCGGCGGTGGAAAACCAGGCGACAGACCGCGCCTTCCGCATCGGACAGACGAAAAACGTCCAGGTGCATAAATTCCTCTGCGCCGGGACTCTGGAAGAGCGCATCGATGAAATGATCGAAAGCAAAAAAGAGATCGCCGGCGGCGTCGTGGGAACCGGCGAAGCCTGGCTCACCGAACTCTCCACGAAGGAACTGAAGAAACTGTTTGCGCTGAGTCAAGACGCGGTTTCCGAATAAATGAGGTCTAATTATGGTTCGCGGACGAAGATACTCCTATTACGATTTCGGATATTATCCCCCTTCCACTCCCCTTGAAGCGAAAGGGGGCATCAAGGCGCAATCTAAGAAAGGAGCATTCGCCCAGAAATGGTGGGCGAAGCGATGGATCGAGGTCTTGGAGAGTTTCCAAATCGGAGCTCGTTTGGGCCGGGGACGCTCCTACGCCCGCCGAGGACAGGTGCTCTCCGTCGATATCGAGAAGGGCGCCATCAAAGCCGCCGTGCAAGGCTCGCGGCCCAAGCCTTATTCCGT
The sequence above is drawn from the Candidatus Omnitrophota bacterium genome and encodes:
- a CDS encoding DEAD/DEAH box helicase yields the protein MIILHAGWVEERLWIWGETPNELTTSSSSLRSLRNNSSIPFYSYDAGFALLSETLFAASLAPSFPQKDSRELFAWIPAKGERPFASSPLIGEPPVLRRKTALVPWRITALPLAAGSLISFLCSCVNKEMFSPGVLLGADLKYWAGGFRFAGSLAARQQFLPAIVEDKNVFRARWKPVLGGEDVKRKTLLAKAMPAACRALSLEENSVPDAAPETIAIQFIEAIVDGLARSQKPKMASFPSIKKKPEKITSFDSLHDQWLHALHSADGELDGGLDELRKLAEDIRVWRRPMDISASTPLRLCFRLEEPEEESELERKKRAKRKDWFVRYLLQDAADPSLLIPVMDAWTPKKRTAKLLERPHFSPTEYLLFSLGQASNVCVPIEASLKSAAPAGYEASAEGALEFLNESALLLEQMGFGVLLPSWWTGKGTKQRLSLKAKVKSPAMQGGGGLSLDEIIQFQWQAALGDEEISLNELLELAEMKSSLVKMRGQWVHIHPDEIQQAIEFWKKKTNEQTTLRDVIQMALGKANAPRGFDFAGVAAEGWVADFLDRLNGNASFEEQSPHPNFQGELRPYQRRGYSWLSFLREWGLGACLADDMGLGKTIQALALFQNERHNNGQAPVLLVCPTSVVGNWQKEAERFTPDLSVMIHHGLTRKKGEAFVKNASQNAIVITSYALLHRDFEILKDIRWSGVVLDEAQNIKNPETKQAKAARSLPADYRIALTGTPVENNVGDLWSIMEFLNPGFLGTQKEFKETFFIPIQALRDQEAIQRLKRFTGPFILRRLKTDKTIISDLPEKMEMKVYCNLTKEQASLYAAVVKDAEEQLESSEGIQRKGVVLATLSKLKQVCNHPAQFLGDNSAIPQRSGKLARLTEMLEEVLAVKDRAVIFSQFSEMGGILQRHLQEVFGQEIFFLHGGTPKKHRDRMVEQFQKDGGPNFFILSLKAGGTGLNLTQANHVFHFDRWWNPAVENQATDRAFRIGQTKNVQVHKFLCAGTLEERIDEMIESKKEIAGGVVGTGEAWLTELSTKELKKLFALSQDAVSE